The following are from one region of the Petrotoga sp. 9PWA.NaAc.5.4 genome:
- the ruvA gene encoding Holliday junction branch migration protein RuvA: MIRKIKAIIEDIEDEIVLIKFGNITLEAYPSFKVLQNLKVGEEYDLYAFLETNEWNTSLYIFKEKIERDVFESLKKVSKIGPRTAAKILKKISADILINMINLQDLDGLSKLPGIGRKTAERLISELSNAFQDVKYSPEEVLLNINVKEAIEALEALGFQRYDILKVINDTELKNMKTEDIIKVCLTKL, encoded by the coding sequence ATGATTAGAAAAATTAAAGCCATTATTGAAGATATAGAAGACGAAATCGTACTCATTAAATTTGGTAATATTACATTAGAAGCTTATCCTTCTTTTAAAGTACTCCAGAATTTAAAAGTTGGAGAAGAATATGATTTATACGCCTTTTTAGAAACAAATGAATGGAACACTTCGTTATACATATTTAAAGAAAAAATTGAAAGAGATGTTTTTGAATCTTTAAAAAAGGTATCAAAGATCGGCCCAAGAACAGCGGCCAAAATTTTAAAAAAGATTAGCGCCGACATTTTAATAAACATGATAAATTTGCAAGATTTAGACGGACTTTCTAAATTACCCGGAATCGGCAGAAAAACAGCTGAGCGATTAATATCGGAACTTTCTAATGCTTTTCAAGATGTAAAGTATTCACCTGAAGAAGTACTTTTAAACATCAATGTCAAAGAAGCGATAGAAGCTTTAGAAGCATTAGGTTTTCAAAGATACGATATATTAAAAGTAATAAACGATACAGAACTTAAAAATATGAAGACTGAAGATATCATAAAAGTTTGCTTGACTAAATTGTAA